The stretch of DNA AGTACGTGTCACATCTCAATAACAAAATATTGGACTTGTCTATCCAATCCTCTACCCAACAAAATGAGAGGGAAAAAAACCAGTTAATCATTTAACCAATTATTGTTtgccttgggaccaacacttgCAATAAAAGTTAAAGgccaaaaagaaagaaagatgcaATATGTGTTAGCAATAGcgtaaattaaattttgatggtGCGTAATTTAAGTTAGTAAATTAGGACCTCGAAATTTTCTTTGTAAAAACATTATCAAATCGTCCATAGACAATAAAGGATCAACAATAGTAAATGTTAAGCAATGAAAGGTGTTCGCAAGTGATGGCCACAAGACAAGTCTAGAAGGAGCGAGCAATAAGTTTTTGGGTGTTtgacaaatagttgttagcAAATTGGGTTAGAGGGTTTGACTAGCTGATAGCATTAGTTGGTTGTAAAAAGAtgacaaatagttgttagcAAATTGGGTTAGAGGGTTTGATTAGCTGATAACATTAGTTggttgtaaaaagatgtttggtaaattagatgttagctgataactaattacatgtaaaatgacctttaatttaatggtaaaatttattttctcaacaaGTTGATTGAAAAAACTGTTTTgcgcaactttttgaattttagagttGAAACAATAATATGCTATGATAATGTAAGCTGATTAACCAATTAAACAcatatattgattgtttaaccaagttaaaatgctaatagtgatcaaacaaaacaaaatcagctaataagctaactatattaGCAAACTGGATCTTTCTTACCTACAATaatactttctcaaaaagtGGCAAGGCATcctcacaataaaataaattacataatCCTTAAACAACTatgccctgtttggtaaataatcagcctatcaaccaattttgacttatttgaccactattaatgttatcaacaaatcgatcataccttctaacccaaacagccaacccaatcagctaacagtcatttaccaaacagagcctataaCTTTTTCTCACTTTATCTTATTGCACTTCATTTTCATACTTAGTTTCATTCATGCTTAAAAAGATCTTTACATTTATAATTATCTAAGtatgttaaaataattttccaCCCCATGTTTTTGACTATTTACTTAAAGATTTGAACATAACCTAAAAAAGTATTGTTGAGAAATTATCACTTAATTACTCAAtcattaaaatgttttaatctCTAATTGTTTATTTGCTAATAATCAAAAGGGACTTTTCAAGGATAGAATGAAACCTCACCCACATGCAATGGTCTCCTCTTCTTCACTCTAATCTTACACTTGACCCCATCCCGCTTCACTATTACAAAcactctatatatacatatatcccACCTTAACATCCTCATACACAACTTCATCACTTCAATTCATATACCACAAAACCAATAATACCCACAAACACCTACAAAACCAAAAGCCATGGCAAAGTCGTCGTCTAGGGCAAATGGCCAAAAGAAGAATGCGACGAGGCTCAAGATAATGGTGGAAAAGCTTCAGAAGATGAGTTTCCTAATGGGCAGCAAGAGGTCGAATCGTTTCGAGGAGTCCGATGATGTCGTCCCGAATGACGTTAAAGAAGGGCATTTCGCGGTGATGGCGGTGGACGACGATGAGAATCTCAAGAGATTCATCGTACCGCTCAGCTGTTTAACGCACCCTCCTTTCTTAAAGCTGTTGGAACAAGCTGCGGAGGAGTATGGGTTCCACCATGAGGGCGCAGTCATGGTTCCTTGTAGGCCATGTGAGCTCGAGAAGATTCTTGCAGACCAATGGGTAGAAGAGAGCTCTTCTTTTACAACTCAACAACTcttgttttaaatatatataaattgaagtAGGTAGCTATATAGATATATCTATCCACTAGTAACcaaaagctatatatatatatatatgttttgattttttattttttatttactttggGTTTTAGGGTTTGCTAACGATTTTATTTCATTGCAACCAAAAaccaataaattttaatttatctatcataataataagaCTGATTTAGTCGAATTTCAATGGAGTACTATTTATATCAGCTCTTCCAATGACATTTTTGCTTAGACATTGGGTTGGaactaaaattgtaaaatagTCAAAGTTCTTCGTCAGTTATTGGCCATTTTggtaatatatttagtttatgagtcaattttggcttatttgaccattgtTAGCaatttgacttgattaaacaaccgatataagtgtttgattaattaattttttgtaacagattattattgcttcaaaatgctaaaattcaaaaagttgatcGGAGTAGTTTTTTTGATCAGCTTtatgagaaagtcattttgcatgcaTGTAATTAGTCAACatctaacaactaatttaccaaacatttttctacaatcagctaatgctatcaactagtcaaacccactaacccaatcaactaacagttaTATCAACAAACAACTATTTATCAAACCCCTCATTTTCTTTTGACCAGCATTGTCATTAATTTGGGGTGTGAAAAGATTGTTTCCGATGGTATCCCTATTACTTTCCATAAGAAATGTTTTTGGCATAACTATTGAAGAGATACTAATAAATAAgttatagtatttaaaaaaaaaagatttaatttcattttctattgtttacAGAATTAAATTTAATCAAAATTCGAAAATATATTGTGttaacatttttcataaattttttctatttcaaaaagttaaatttaaaagtttcaaattttaaataaaatttatcgTAAATACATGTTATACAACGGACAGAGTATGGGTTCGTTAGTATATTTGCATAATATATGATGGATCCCATATATGGGCATGTCGGCCATCTACAATAATGTAACCAaatttactactactactatatACACTTATGACCTGTTTGGCAACATAATTAACTTGtcaatcaattttaactttttcgaccattattagttgtttgacttagttaaacagtcaatatgaatgtttgattaattagttttttgtaacatcTTATTGTTCtgaaatgctaaaattcaaaaagttgttcaaaactGTATTTTCGATCAGTTTTTTGATaaagtcattttgtatgtaatcgCCTATTagttaacagctaatttaccaaacatctctctacaatcagctaatgctatcaactagtcaaacgcACTATCTCAATCACCACTTAACTTTTTTATTCCTTGTTtttttgcttatatatatacatatatatatatatatatatataaatatatacctgAATCTCGATGAATTAATACCAGCTAGCTAAGTTAATACAAGCAAATTAGTACTAGCTTAGGTGGACCTTCAAACCAATATGTACATGTGTTTGCTTATGATATCTATATATGTGTTGTCAATCTGTCATATTGATAAACGTACAAATTTTGttgcaataaaaatattttgaccAAAATAGCTGTAACTTTTTTGTAAAGTGTTTTTTTAAATGGCAAGAGGCAACTCGCCTTGATATTTAGTTCTAATTTAAGATTTATTTGGACTTTTGTGTTCAATTAATTAACTTTCAATTTTCCCAGTATGTTGAATTGAACTTGATCAATTTTGAGTATTTTTCATTCAAACATTGTGATTTCATAAATACAATATACGATTATTgataaagtaaaatttatgcaattgttaaatcatatatatactaATCCGTAAGTAACATTCATAGATATAGCCTAGTTAAATAtactcttttttatttgttaacatCCTTcacaaaaggttgaatctccaactccAAAGACACTTTTCGCGCCGGCCCAATGAAGCATCTGGGAGTATGTAAATAATCTGAACACCAGACTGTGGCTGGTGAGACTTGATCTATGGTCTTTttttcccaaacttcacccataTGACTAACTGAGCTGTCCATgtggactttttttttatttgttgttaaAAGTTAGGCATTGTATTGTTCCTAAGAGCATCTACAAAGGTTTGTGATTTTTTAAGAGTTTTGATCCGACATTTGTCAAGTTAGAACAAAAAAGAACGGGAAAGTGAGGATCTTGATGCGCCCACTAGGCGCGCACGTTGGTTGAACACGACCATCGtcctttttttctcaaaaactaTGCAAAATTGAGTATCTagccccctccccccccccccccccccccccccccccaaaaaaaaaaNNNNNNNNNNNNNNNNNNNNNNNNNNNNNNNNNNNNNNNNNNNNNNNNNNNNNNNNNNNNNNNNNNNNNNNNNNNNNNNNNNNNNNNNNNNNNNNNNNNNNNNNNNNNNNNNNNNNNNNNNNNNNNNNNNNNNNNNNNNNNNNNNNNNNNNNNNNNNNNNNNNNNNNNNNNNNNNNNNNNNNNNNNNNNNNNNNNNNNNNNNNNNNNNNNNNNNNNNNNNNNNNNNNNNNNNNNNNNNNNNNNNNNNNNNNNNNNNNNNNNNNNNNNNNNNNNNNNNNNNNNNNNNNNNNNNNNNNNNNNNNNNNNNNNNNNNNNNNNNNNNNNNNNNNNNNNNNNNNNNNNNNNNNNNNNNNNNNNNNNNNNNNNNNNNNNNNNNNNNNNNNNNNNNNNNNNNNNNNNNNNNNNNNNNNNNNNNNNNNNNNNNNNNNNNNNNNNNNNNNNNNNNNNNNNNNNNNNNNNNNNNNNNNNNNNNNNNNNNNNNNNNNNNNNNNNNNNNNNNNNNNNNNNNNNNNNNNNNNNNNNNNNNNNNNNNNNNNNNNNNNNNNNNNNNNccccccccccccccccccgcccccgccccccaaaaaaaaaagatttattctctctcatctctttcaaatcataaattttttctcaaaaattgtgaaaaatccCTCAATTCAATAATGTGTAAGAGCAAGTGTTTAATAAAGTTATTATTGCAATAATAAACAGAGATAaatatatggaaaaaaaaaatccacacttttatttttatgataagAATATTATAAGTGTGGAAAACAATAAAATGTTTTGAACATATAACACTCTTAATTATCCATTAATTCTCATTAAATAATTTGCATTAAtaactttaagaaaaaaaaaacacgagcGAAAGAAAATTGATTAATATAGCTACACGATTGAAAATAGATTTTACTGGCCAAACGATATAATGATGATAAGAACATTAGATTTAGAGACACATAACATGAAACCTCAGTCAATGTAGTAGTAATGGCAGCTAACGTACAGACACTGTAAATTGCCTGTTTCACACTCCAAGTCTCCAACCCAAAATAAATGTGCTATAGTACTCTTTCCTCTGCATCACCAaacaaaaaatctaattaatgCTTCGTGCTACTGTTTATTTGCATGATTTGCTTCTCAGTCGTTAAGACTCTGGAGAAAAGTCTAGTGATGCCCCCAGACCGATGAGCGATGGTGGATGAAAATTCTCACTTAAATTTTGCTTTCATTAACAGGTTAGAAGTTTGATTACTAGTACGGTTTGGGTCGAACATTGAATGTTTACGTTTGGATTTGAATTAGGCCCTTGTGGGTAAAACTTGGGGACGGATTGATGATGAAAATTCTCACTTAAATTTTGCTTTCATTAACAGGTTAGAAGTTTGATTACTAGTACGGTTTGGGTCGAACATTGAATGTTTACGTTTGGATTTGAATTAGGCCCTTGTGGGTAAAACTTGGGGACGGATTGATGAGATAATGGTCAtctttggtaacatagttaacttatcagctaattttaaCTTGTTAGACCGCTATTAGATGTTCGACTTGGTTAAACAGTccatataagtgtttgattaattaaatttttgtaacaacttattgatctaaaacgctaaaattcaa from Ipomoea triloba cultivar NCNSP0323 chromosome 7, ASM357664v1 encodes:
- the LOC116026004 gene encoding auxin-responsive protein SAUR50-like; this encodes MAKSSSRANGQKKNATRLKIMVEKLQKMSFLMGSKRSNRFEESDDVVPNDVKEGHFAVMAVDDDENLKRFIVPLSCLTHPPFLKLLEQAAEEYGFHHEGAVMVPCRPCELEKILADQWVEESSSFTTQQLLF